A stretch of DNA from Mucilaginibacter daejeonensis:
ATGTTCTTTAACAAGAACACCTGCACCAGTACCAGTACCACAAAACGGATCAGGTTATAGATAAGTGTTCTACTCATCGTGTTTTTCCTGGGCCTCCAGTCCCGCCCGCTCCTGGGCCAGTTTATTGTTCACTACGTAAACGTATTGCAGTTTAGCAAAATCTACCGATAGATTCACTTCCATATTGAGGAAGAAACCGCCGCCTTTGGCATGCAGGTTACTTACCTTGCCCAGCGGTATGCCGGCAGGGTAAAGGTCAGAGTAAGTAGAGGTGACCACCCACTCGCCAATACGAGGCTTCACGTGATTGGGGACATCCATCAGCAAGCCTTTATGCGGGTCCATTTCTTCGCTCCACATCAAGCTGCCAATGTCTTTAGTGTCAGCCAGCATGGCACTCACTTTGGCATCTTTATGTAACAATGATTGTACGATGGCCAAATGGTCAGATACCAGCACCACCTTGCCTACCACACCACTGCCGCAGATCACGCCCATGCCTTTTTCGATACCGTCCTTACTGCCTTTTTGTATGGTGATGTAATTGCTGCGCCTGTTCACCGAGTTATTGATCACCCGGGCTTCGGTATAAGTATATTGTTGTTTGTAAACGGTATCGATCACTACATGACGGCCTACCGTATCTGCATAAAATGAGGTGCGCAACTGGTTGCGTAACCGGGCATTTTCGCGGGCAAGGCTATCGTTCACCTCGTTAAGGCGCAGGTAACTGTTCAGCTCATTGGCGCGGGCATACATAGTGCCGGTCACCTCGTTGGCGGTGTTCAGGTAAGTGGCCTTCTGGAAAGAGTTGTATTTAACGTAGATGATCAGCGCCGATATCTCAAATATCAGGAACAGGAAGAATGCGTTGTACTTACTGATAAATATCAAAAGGTTACGCATACTGTGAGTAGTGAATAAGTGAGTGGTGAGTAGTTAAGTAGTGAATAGTGAGTGGTGGGATCTGTTGGTCGTTCGACCGCTCACTATTCACCACTCACTGCTCACTAACCTATTGCATTAAGAACTTATAATTACCGATATTCTTGAGGGCGGTGCCGGTGCCGCGTACTACGGCGCGAAGCGGATCTTCGGCCACGTGTACAGGTAGCTTGGTTTTGGCGGCCACACGTTTATCTAAGCCGCGCAGTAAGGCACCACCACCGGTCAGGTATATACCGGTCTGGTAAATATCGGCCGATAGCTCAGGAGGAGTGATCTCCAATGCCTTCAGGATAGCTTCCTCTATTTTAGAGATGGATTTGTCCAGACAATGCGCGATCTCGGTGTATGATACGGTGATCTGTTTAGGCACACCGGTCATCAGATCACGGCCTTGTACGGCAAAATCAGCCGGTGGGTCTACCAGTTCAGGCAATGCCGAACCTACCTCGATCTTGATCTTCTCGGCGGTACGGTCACCGATCATGATATTGTGCTGACGGCGGATGTATTGTACGATATCAGAGTCAAAGTTATCACCGGCCACACGGATCGACTGATCACAAACGATACCCGAAAGTGCGATAACCGCGATCTCGGTAGTACCACCACCGATGTCGATGATCATGTTACCCATTGGCTCCTCCACATCGATACCGATACCTACCGCAGCGGCCATAGGCTCGTGGATCAGGTATACCTCTTTGGCGCCGGCGATCTCGGCACTTTGATGTACGGCACGTTTCTCCACCTCGGTAATGCCCGAAGGGATACAGATCACCATACGCAATGACGGGAAGAACCAGCCTTTGCCTTTGTTGATCATTTTGATCATGCCGCGTATCATATGCTCGGCCGCATCAAAGTCGGCGATCACGCCGTCCTTCAGCGGGCGTACGGTACGTATATTTTCGTGGGTCTTACCTTCCATTTGCATAGCCTGACGGCCGATCGCGATCACCTTGTTGGTCTTGCGGTCAAATGCTACAATGGATGGTTCATCGACCACCACTTTATCGTTATGTATGATGAGGGTATTAGCAGTGCCTAAGTCAATAGCAACTTCCTGCGTAAAAAAATTAAATAGACCCATTTATGTTCAGTTCAAATGATCTGCAAATATCAAAAAAATATATATAACCCTCTCTATAAGTCCACTTAACGGCGAAACTTTTTTGCAAGTTTCGCAATATTCAGCCCTCCCTTGCAGGGACGGGCCGGGATCAGGTGTTAGTGTTTAAAGTGCCTTACGCCGGTGGTCACCATGGCTATGCCTTTAGCGTTGGCCATATCGATCGAGTCCTGATCTTTGATCGATCCGCCCGGTTGCAATACGGCAGTTACGCCTGCATCGGCCGCTATCTCCACACAGTCAGGGAACGGGAAGAAGGCATCCGATGCCATTACCGATCCCTTAACATCAAAGCCAAAGCTGGCGGCCTTTTCAATGGCCTGGCGCAGGGCGTCAACCCGTGAGGTCTGTCCTACACCGCTGGCCACTAACTGGCCATTTTTCGCCAACACCACCGTGTTGCTCTTGGTGTGTTTCACCACTTTATTGGCAAAGTACAGATCCTTTAATTCCTGCTCGGTAGCGTGTTTGCTGGTCACGGCGGTCATTTGCGCCGGGCCTTCGATCACCAGATCCTTATCCTGCTCGATCACACCGTTCAGTAACGTCTTGAACTGTTTGTTAGACAACTCAACGTTTTGACGTATCAATATGATACGGTTCTTTTTGGCTTTTAGTATATCGATGGCCTCATTGGTGTAGGCCGGAGCGATCAGTACCTCGAAGAAAAGTTTGCTGATCTCGACAGCGGTCTCGGCGTTGATCTCGTCATTGGCAATGATCACACCGCCAAAGGCCGATACCGGGTCGCAGGCCAAAGCATCGATCCAGGCCTCTTTGATGAACGAACGTGTTGCGATGCCGCAGGCGTTGGTATGTTTTAGTATGGCAACGGTAGGCTCGGTGAACTCATCGATCAGGGCAACGGCGGCGTCAACGTCTACCAGGTTGTTGTATGATAGCTCTTTACCCGCCAGTTTGGTGAACATGGCATCCAGGTTGCCATAGAAGGTGCCCTTTTGGTGGGGATTCTCGCCATAACGCAGGCTCTGGCTGGTTTGTATGCTTTGTTTGAATACCGGCAGCGGTTCTTCCTGCTCGGTGTTGAAGTAGTTAAAGATGGCGCTATCGTAGTGCGATGAGATGTTGAAAGCTTTTTGTGCAAAGCTGCGGCGCTGATCATAGGTGGTGGTGCCTTCCTGCGTGCGCAGTAGCTCCTCAAGTAATTGATAGTCGTCCTTAGAGGCCACGATCACCACATCTTTGTGGTTCTTGGCCGCTGCGCGGATGAGTGATATACCACCGATGTCGATCTTCTCGATCACATCGTCCTGACCTGCGCCTGAGCGTACGGTCTCTTCAAATGGATAAAGGTCAACGATCACCAGGTCGATCTCAGGTATTTCATATTGGCTCAGCTGCTGCTCGTCGCTCTCGAAGTTGCGGCGGGCCAGTATGCCACCAAAAACCTTGGGGTGAAGGGTCTTTACACGGCCTCCTAAGATAGAAGGATATGAAGTAAGGTCCTCAACGGCTATAACATCGGCACTCAGGCTGCGGATGAAGGTCTCGGTACCCCCGGTCGAATAGATGTTTACCCCTAAACGCTTTAATTGGTGAATAACAGGCTCTAAATGGTCCTTATAATATACCGATATCAATGCGTTCTTGATCTTTACAGACTGGCTCATGTGACTTTATTTTTTGAGCCGCAAAGGTAGTCATTTTAGCGTACAGTAATGCCCGGCAAATGAAGTTGATATGTGGAGAACTCACAAACTTTTCAACCATTGGTCCATCACTCATTGCGCAAGCTCCTGACCGGAGTGTCAAGCGCTGCCTTTAACGTTTGCAAACCGATCAGCATGATGGTAAGCAAGGTGAGCAACCCGATCGATACCACGAAAGGAACGAATGTGATGTGGATACGGTACGCATAATCGGCCAACCACTTTTGCATGAGCAGATAAGCTATAGGACAGGCGATCAGTCCTGATAACAATACCGTCTTCAGGAAGTCTTTCACGAACAGCCCCATGATGGCCCGGACCGATGAGCCCAGTACCTTACGGATGCCTATCTCTTTGGTGCGTTGTTGAACACTTTGCGATATCAGCCCTAACACGCCCAGGAACGAGATAACAATGGCTAACGTAGTGGCAATGAACGACGCCTGTTTGAGCTGGATCTCGGTGCGATACAGTTTCTCAAGTGCGGTATCCATAAAGTTATATTCGAACGGCGCATCGGGCATGAGGGTCTTCCATTTGGTTTGAAGGGCCGCTAAGGTGCGTTCGGTATCGCCAGGGCGCAGCTTGAATGATAAGTAACGGTACAGGTGGATGTTATTGACGTTCAGGAAGGTGATAGGCTGTATCTGTTTTTGCATCGACCCTAAATGAAAATCGGCCGTTACGCCAATAACGTTCAGTACATCAGTAGAGCCCGGTGTATGCAGTTGGGCTCCTATGGCTTGTTCAGCGGACTTGAACCCAAGCGCTTTTGCATTGGCCTCATTGATGACCACATTGTTGGAATCAGCCTGAGTGTAAAGATCATTAAAGAACCTACCCGCTTTAAGCGATATGTTATACGTGGATGTGTAATGAGCATCCGTTGCCATTTGTTGGGTAGGGATGGCCACCGATGGGTCACCGCCGGTCTTGTAGATGGACAGGGTACCGGCGTTAGCGCCATTGGGGATCTCCCATGACAAGGTCACGTTACTGACGCCTGGCACTTGCGCCAATTGCTGGCGTATGCTTTCCATTTTTTGTACGCCCTCCTGGCTCCAGTTGCGCGGGGCCTGCGCGTATACTACGTGCTCCTTATCATACCCCAACCGTTTACTAAAGAACAGGTCGATCTGTCCTGAAACGACTATAGCTGTTATTAGGGCTACTGCCGCCAAGCCGAATTGAAATGACACCAGCACCTTGCGCAGCAAGGCGCTGCCTTTTACGCCGATGATCTTACCTTTTATAGAGTCGATAGCGTTCAGAGAGGATAGTACCAACGCCGGATAGATACCCGTTAACAGGCCAATGATCAGCGCTAAAGCTACCGGGATAACCCAATACCAAAGCGGGAAAGCGAACAGCGAACTGATCGGCATGCCCACCGTTTGGCTGATGTAGGGGCGCGCTGCGGCATAGAGCATCAATGCTACCGCAGTGGCCAGCAGCGTCATGATCACCGATTCGGTCAGGAACTGGTAGATGAGCTGCTTTTTGATGCCGCCCAAAACCTTGCGTATACCCATCTCCTTGACCCGCCCGGCCGACTGACTAATGCAGAGATTAATAAAGTTGATGGCGGCCATGATAAGGATAAAGAAGGCAACGGCCGAAAGGGTGAAAAGCATCTCTTTCACCAGCCCGTTATTGGCTTCCAGGTAATACGTCTTGAGCGGTCGCAGGTAAGGGGTCAGGTTCCTGGCGATCTGTTCGGGAGCGTTGCTCCTGATCAGCTGGCGCATGGGCGCATCAAGGTCCTCCGGTTTTACACCGGGCCGCAATTCGAGGTTGCCTACGATGTAGGCGTTATTCCAGCCGTCCATCACACGGCCCATAAATTTGGTGGCACTTGTGGGAATGAAAATACCTACATTGTTATCCTCGGTAAAATTGGTGATGGAGTTGCGCGGCTGATCGGCCAGCACGGCGGTAACGGTAAAGTCGTGCTTGGTGCCCGAAAAGTTTTGGATGGTAAGTGTTTGGCCCACCACATTGGTACTGCCAAAATATTTGTTGGCCGTAGCGGTGGTGATCACAGCCGTAAAGGGCTCATCGAGTGCCCTTGGCGTGCCGTAAAGCAGTTTGAGGCCGTACATGTTGATCAGCGTGCTATCGCCCAGTTGGATGCTTTCCCTGAATTGGGCACCGCCTTTGCTCACAATTGAGGTCACGCCGTCCCAGTGGTAGTAATTCGCCACCAGGTGGGGGTAATTTTCTTTAAGCGCTTGCGGCAATTGTGCAACAGTGGTAAAATCGATGCCCATGTCAGGATCTTTCCACTTGCTCGAGATCAGGTATTGCTGATCAACGTTACGCAGTCGGCTATTAACTTGTAACTCGCTCCAAACGTATGACGCCATGAGCAGCGTAAATGCTATCCCCACCGACAGGCCGGTGATGTTCAGCAACGTGTAGAGCTTGTTTTTGCCGATGTTGCGCCAGGCAATGATGATATAGTTCTTGAGCATGATAGCGGCAGTGGTATGATGTATTTCATACTACAATAGTTCAGCCACCTGTATATCGTATCATTAAGGTCTCAATAACGCGGTGATCCGCCAATGGATCGTCCGTTACCGAACGTGGAGGTGTTCGGTTTTGATACACGGGTCGTTGTTTTTTGCTAATAACCGTAGCCGACGTTATTAATCGCGGCATTGGTGGTCACTTTGCCTTTTACCGATACCGTGCTGGCCACCGCTTTGCCGTTAATGGTGGCCGGGATAAAGTGCGTGTAGTCCTGAGGCAGATCCTTGTCATCGGCTTTTACCGACAGCAGGTGTCCGTTCAAAGTATAAACGATCTGGTGGCTGGTGAGGTTGCCCTGGGCATCGATGTTGAACAGGTGAAGCAGGTCATAATTTCCATTGCCCATGCCGTTGGCGCGGTATAGGTGCGTTAAGGCAGGCCGGGCGCCCGACATAAGCGGAAAGATTGTATAAGCCTTCCCGCCCATTTTCACCGGTGGTACCACCACATCGCCGGGGTTAATATCCTGACCAAAGCTATAACCATCAAATTTGGCGTCCGTTGTATCGCTAAAGGTGAGCGACCGCTTGGTGTGGTCATAGATCTGGACCAGATCGCCTTTCAGGTTATAGAACTTCCATTCGCCCACCGGCTGTCCATTCTCATAATTGCCCGAGGCCAGCAACCTTTCATGGTTCTTAGCCTCATAAAGTCCGTGTTTAACGCTCTTTTGGCTTTTAAGCACCTGGTACTGCTCTTCGAACCAATTTCCCACTTTTTTCTTGCGGGTAACGGTCTCTTGAGCGTTCGCGTTCAGGAAAAGGAATAAGCTCAATACAGGGCAAAGCAGGGAGGCGGTAATGTTTTTCATGGTGAGGGTGTAGGGTTGACGTGTATTTAGACCGGTTGTGCCGGGAAAGGTTTAACCGAATTGATAGCTAAATGTATCAGATCAACAAGAGCACCGTTCCTTCGCCTTTGAAGGTCTAAGATGGCTCTTCATCACAGGCAAAGCAAAAGGAGACGAGCAGTGATCCTTTGATGTAGAATAGCATAGTGATAGGTCGGTTAACAGGTGTGATCGGATGATGGATGTTTAGTCGAAAGTAGCGATAATGGTCTCTACCGAAACTTTACACTCGGCAGGTTTGCCGTTTATAGTGCCTGGAATGAAACGCTTGTACTCGTCGGCGATATTATTATCGTTCAATTCGTACATCTTTTTTTGACCGCCCTGATCTACCAATACCTCGTGTTTCTTGATCTGTCCCTCTGTGCCCACGGTGAAAATGTGAAGGCAGCTGAATTTATTGCGGCCCGGTGATGATGCGTAAAGCGTGCGGGCCAACGCATCTACATTCAAGGTAAGTGGGCTAATGCCATACTGGAGACCGCCAATTTTAACGGGA
This window harbors:
- the mreC gene encoding rod shape-determining protein MreC, with the translated sequence MRNLLIFISKYNAFFLFLIFEISALIIYVKYNSFQKATYLNTANEVTGTMYARANELNSYLRLNEVNDSLARENARLRNQLRTSFYADTVGRHVVIDTVYKQQYTYTEARVINNSVNRRSNYITIQKGSKDGIEKGMGVICGSGVVGKVVLVSDHLAIVQSLLHKDAKVSAMLADTKDIGSLMWSEEMDPHKGLLMDVPNHVKPRIGEWVVTSTYSDLYPAGIPLGKVSNLHAKGGGFFLNMEVNLSVDFAKLQYVYVVNNKLAQERAGLEAQEKHDE
- a CDS encoding rod shape-determining protein; protein product: MGLFNFFTQEVAIDLGTANTLIIHNDKVVVDEPSIVAFDRKTNKVIAIGRQAMQMEGKTHENIRTVRPLKDGVIADFDAAEHMIRGMIKMINKGKGWFFPSLRMVICIPSGITEVEKRAVHQSAEIAGAKEVYLIHEPMAAAVGIGIDVEEPMGNMIIDIGGGTTEIAVIALSGIVCDQSIRVAGDNFDSDIVQYIRRQHNIMIGDRTAEKIKIEVGSALPELVDPPADFAVQGRDLMTGVPKQITVSYTEIAHCLDKSISKIEEAILKALEITPPELSADIYQTGIYLTGGGALLRGLDKRVAAKTKLPVHVAEDPLRAVVRGTGTALKNIGNYKFLMQ
- the purH gene encoding bifunctional phosphoribosylaminoimidazolecarboxamide formyltransferase/IMP cyclohydrolase; amino-acid sequence: MSQSVKIKNALISVYYKDHLEPVIHQLKRLGVNIYSTGGTETFIRSLSADVIAVEDLTSYPSILGGRVKTLHPKVFGGILARRNFESDEQQLSQYEIPEIDLVIVDLYPFEETVRSGAGQDDVIEKIDIGGISLIRAAAKNHKDVVIVASKDDYQLLEELLRTQEGTTTYDQRRSFAQKAFNISSHYDSAIFNYFNTEQEEPLPVFKQSIQTSQSLRYGENPHQKGTFYGNLDAMFTKLAGKELSYNNLVDVDAAVALIDEFTEPTVAILKHTNACGIATRSFIKEAWIDALACDPVSAFGGVIIANDEINAETAVEISKLFFEVLIAPAYTNEAIDILKAKKNRIILIRQNVELSNKQFKTLLNGVIEQDKDLVIEGPAQMTAVTSKHATEQELKDLYFANKVVKHTKSNTVVLAKNGQLVASGVGQTSRVDALRQAIEKAASFGFDVKGSVMASDAFFPFPDCVEIAADAGVTAVLQPGGSIKDQDSIDMANAKGIAMVTTGVRHFKH
- a CDS encoding ABC transporter permease, translating into MLKNYIIIAWRNIGKNKLYTLLNITGLSVGIAFTLLMASYVWSELQVNSRLRNVDQQYLISSKWKDPDMGIDFTTVAQLPQALKENYPHLVANYYHWDGVTSIVSKGGAQFRESIQLGDSTLINMYGLKLLYGTPRALDEPFTAVITTATANKYFGSTNVVGQTLTIQNFSGTKHDFTVTAVLADQPRNSITNFTEDNNVGIFIPTSATKFMGRVMDGWNNAYIVGNLELRPGVKPEDLDAPMRQLIRSNAPEQIARNLTPYLRPLKTYYLEANNGLVKEMLFTLSAVAFFILIMAAINFINLCISQSAGRVKEMGIRKVLGGIKKQLIYQFLTESVIMTLLATAVALMLYAAARPYISQTVGMPISSLFAFPLWYWVIPVALALIIGLLTGIYPALVLSSLNAIDSIKGKIIGVKGSALLRKVLVSFQFGLAAVALITAIVVSGQIDLFFSKRLGYDKEHVVYAQAPRNWSQEGVQKMESIRQQLAQVPGVSNVTLSWEIPNGANAGTLSIYKTGGDPSVAIPTQQMATDAHYTSTYNISLKAGRFFNDLYTQADSNNVVINEANAKALGFKSAEQAIGAQLHTPGSTDVLNVIGVTADFHLGSMQKQIQPITFLNVNNIHLYRYLSFKLRPGDTERTLAALQTKWKTLMPDAPFEYNFMDTALEKLYRTEIQLKQASFIATTLAIVISFLGVLGLISQSVQQRTKEIGIRKVLGSSVRAIMGLFVKDFLKTVLLSGLIACPIAYLLMQKWLADYAYRIHITFVPFVVSIGLLTLLTIMLIGLQTLKAALDTPVRSLRNE
- a CDS encoding toxin-antitoxin system YwqK family antitoxin → MKNITASLLCPVLSLFLFLNANAQETVTRKKKVGNWFEEQYQVLKSQKSVKHGLYEAKNHERLLASGNYENGQPVGEWKFYNLKGDLVQIYDHTKRSLTFSDTTDAKFDGYSFGQDINPGDVVVPPVKMGGKAYTIFPLMSGARPALTHLYRANGMGNGNYDLLHLFNIDAQGNLTSHQIVYTLNGHLLSVKADDKDLPQDYTHFIPATINGKAVASTVSVKGKVTTNAAINNVGYGY